One genomic segment of Manis javanica isolate MJ-LG chromosome 7, MJ_LKY, whole genome shotgun sequence includes these proteins:
- the BLOC1S2 gene encoding biogenesis of lysosome-related organelles complex 1 subunit 2 — MRYHPRTGSGAGPGMAAAAAAAEDVQATHPEEPVRDDAAVETAEEAKEPAEADIAELCRDMFSKMATYLTGELTATSEDYKLLENMNKLTSLKYLEMKDIAINISRNLKDLNQKYAGLQPYLDQINVIEEQVAALEQAAYKLDAYSKKLEAKYKKLEKR, encoded by the exons ATGCGCTACCATCCCAGAACCGGAAGTGGCGCGGGGCCGGgcatggcggcggcggcggcggcggccgaggACGTCCAGGCCACCCACCCGGAGGAGCCGGTTCGAG ACGATGCCGCCGTGGAGACAGCTGAGGAGGCAAAGGAGCCGGCTGAAGCTGACATCGCTGAGCTCTGCCGGGACATGTTCTCCAAAATGGCAACTTACCTGACCGGAGAACTAACTG CCACCAGTGAAGACTATAAGCTCCtggaaaatatgaataaactGACCAGCCTGAAGTATCTTGAAATGAAAGATATTGCTATAAACATTAGTAGAAACTTAAAGGACTTAAACCAGAAGT atgcTGGACTGCAGCCTTATCTGGATCAGATCAATGTAATTGAGGAGCAGGTAGCAGCTCTTGAGCAGGCAGCTTACAAGTTGGATGCATATTCAAAAAAACTGG